DNA sequence from the Vicia villosa cultivar HV-30 ecotype Madison, WI linkage group LG3, Vvil1.0, whole genome shotgun sequence genome:
CATCCAATCTTCATAACCATATATGAATGTGGTCGGCACCTTCCAATCTGGAGCACTGCAACAAAGTGATGTAGGATCAAATATTACACCCTATGTcaacattattattaataatcaGGTAAAAGGGGTGTCCGTCTTTGAAACCATAGAGGTCAAATCTTAACAAGATGTTGGAAAATATTGGGATgtctatgattattaaagtcttGAAGACAAAATCATTCATTGGAAATCGGAATACATTTTCTTAGCGAAACAATTAATCAGATGGGAAGAGAATGATTGACAAACCTGTGAAGAAGGGGCATCCTAGCAAATGCTCCAAaggcaaaaatatattttaaacacaGCTCACCACTAGCTTTGGCCGCCAATGTATGATAAACATAATCTTTAATAGATAGAAAAACAAATTAGAATTAGAATACTGTTACATTTAAACCATATATCAGTTTACTGTCTTGCCATACCTGTTAGCAAACTGGATTCCTCTTCAAACAGTTTTTGCCCGGTCGAATGTGTCCCAAACCTAGCACTTGTATATTTGCGAACCATGTTTGGACCCCAAGGACCTAAACCTCTGCCACAAATGCATAAAAAAACTTAGTAAAATCACTAAAATAATACCACTGACATTGGTATGCAGAATGGTGATTCCATTTTATACTTTATTCTATGGGATGAGTATTCTCATGCTTGTTGGCCAAAAAACATGTAATGCTGATTCCTTTCAATTTCCACAGAAACAGACAATTCCTTCACCCAATGGGAGGAATTGGTGATTCCATGCTTCTTGGAATAATATTTAATTCCATATTTTCTAGCTTTCCCTCATTTATTTAAACCTATTACTTAGTTTATAAATCCGATATCAGAAGTAGCTGCATAAAGAGAATGAACACTTTTTTCCTCGGAGTAGAAGAATAACTCCATCCCCTCTTACGCAGAATCTACAATCCCATATTTGATTTGAGTACTAACAATAGAAAATAATTTGCAACTTCCACACAATCTGCAATCCCATATTTGATTTGAGTACTAACAATAGAAAATAATTTGCAACCCAAGCAACAGGCTTCTTCAGCCTGTAACCATAATACGAGAAAATAGGACATCATGTTCATGGGACCATAAAGCTCTTGCGTATGCAGAATCCAACAAAGACTCGATTCCACAATGGATCTTTTACAGGGCGGTTTACCACTTGTGACCTGTTGGTCAAGTGGAGGCAACTCCAAGTTTCCAACCATTAATTAAGACAAGGTCTCATTCTATAAGATAAAAGTTCTTCCAAAATGATTCCATCAACAAACTGAGGTATAACCAATGAGCCACAAGAACCAATATAATAATGGAAAATGGTATATTTTCTGACAAACCTAAGCCTCATTATAAATGGAATTATACACAAACATCACAAATAATCTTAAACTGTCTGATTATAAAAATTATGCTAAGTTATTGTAGGATGATAAATATGGGACACAATATACCTGACAATCTTTTGAGGCGTAAAATTAGATTCCCATAGACGGTTCAGAACTGCTCCCTTCCATGTTGCTCGAAACTTTGCAATAAAATCAGTCTTCGCATCTGATTCTGACGTAAACCCAGCTGGTCCCACCAAAATTAAGTGTTGTACATGCTCAGGGTGCTATATTCAAATGAATAAAATATACATCATATTGATTAGTAGAAGAAAGTTATGGAGTTGATAGTATTTATCATTTTAAAGCAATGCAGCAACGGACTAGTTACCTTGAGCGCATATTTGGCAGCAACATAGCCACCAAATGAATGTCCAAGTAGTATGAAATTGCTCAGATTTTTGGCTTTTCTCCACTCCTCAAAAGAATCAATGAACCACGCCTCAGTTTCTGCAAGATGAACAACAAATTTTAAGTAGGTATACCGTGAACATAAAGTCGAGCAACAAAGTAAAATTCTAAATTCAAAATCAACTGTAGCATCACATTCTCTCCGGTAACAATGTAAGCATAATTTTTAACTAACCTTCAGTACTTTTGCATGTGAAATCAGGCCTGCTTGATCCACCCCAACTGCCAAAAAAAATACAAGTTTCGTCAAGGCTTACAAGTTAAATATACATGCCTCAATTTGATAATGCCTCTCCACTCAAAATTTATAGCCCCTTAAAGCACTGAAACAACATACGTAGTATTAGTAAAGTACCTAACTAAGCTCAAAAGCATTCACTCACTCATTTCAGTTTCCTTGAAACATCAAATATATTTTCCAACAAAGTGTGCTTATACATCTAATTCACCATTCTTCCCTTACAATAGAATGGATCATACTACCAGATAAAGCATATAATATAACAGCTCAGAAAAGTACTAGGATGTATAAACACAACTCACCCAAGTTGATCAACAGCAATGATTCTGAAACGAGAAGCGAGAGCATCAAAATTCCGAAAGAAGAAACCCTGAGAAGCCGCATATCCATGAACCATAACAAGCGTAGGCGAATCAGGTTTACTATCAAAAGTAACCGTGTTGATAAACCGCGGCTCATCGCTTGATGACCGGAACCATCTTACTTTGGATCCAGGAGGTCCAGAGCCTATATTAACACGCTCTTGAACATGCCCAGTCCTACCAAACCATCAAAAACAGCCAAATAAATTAGTACATGTTTGGAAAAGTACTTTTAATAACTATCACCCAAATAAATTACATTTTTCCGTCCCTAACTTGAAGCAAAACTCATTTTAATCAAATTTAACATTACAAAATGAAATTTAACCAAACATAACTTTAATCCAAAATTGCATATTCAGATGAAAGCATACAAAACTACAATCCATCCGAAGCTCCAAATCAGAGAGTGTGTATGAAATTGATAATATAAAATGAATAGCGAAGAATTGAAGATAATTAGGGTTTAGAAGCTGTAAAAGAGGGGTGAGAAATTGAAATTACTTGATAATGGAGAGAAGGCGTTTCTCGGCAGCGATGATGTGATCGGTAGAAGTGGGAATCCAACGGAGTGAAGACCAGAAGCTTCTAGATTTGGAAGATGAAGCGACGTCGTTTTGTCTAATTTCTTCCGCCATTTTCGATGAATATGAACCACCGGCTTTGTTACCGTAGAATCGATTCTATGGTTCAGAATATGAAGACGGTAGATTGCGTAGGAAGCAATTCCAAAACCGCTTAAATTGAAAGTGTGGAAGCGTAAACgtgattaattgattaatttttaatCATCACCGTGGGACAAACAGTTGGTTATTTGAAGTAACAGAGTCCAGATAAGTTTCGAGAAACAACTGCTTACGCAGGCCGTGACGCGCATCCATGGCGGCAGTCAACGCGTATATTTGGCAGGAAAACTTATATCATAGGATTAGTCGTTTTTTCAATATAACGGAAAAGGGATAATAATTCGTTTTCTgtccaattaattttttttaagaaagaataaatatataatctaatcttatttataagaaaaaatttactttttaaatttattgaataattaatgtatttagtttatatattgtcCAATTACATTAGTTATTGAATGTATCTAGAAAATAaactttttcttataaatatgATGAGGTAGTAGTATCtatctaataaaataatataagttGGAAATCACAATTAGACCcttttaatttaagttttttttaattacaagGGTAATTGTGAAAAGCCTGTCATTTAATTTTGCTGATGTgtcattttattatgtttttttaatttattctttTACACGTTAAAACACATTTTAGAAATTGAAAggacaaaatctaaaataaatattcaaatgaaTCATGAATATTGTCTTGATTAAGTGAACCTTTCCGTTTCTGAATGTATTGAGTAGTGAAATgtcacattaaaaattaaaacttgtAATATTAGAGTATTCTCTTTAAATCTCATTGCACTATATTATCATTCAATTAACCAATTCCTTATTTCATCTCTCTCATTCAAGAATTCTCTCTTCCATCAATTAACCTCTTTTTTTGTTCTTGAATGGTCTTACGTATTTGTTTTTTGATGGAACCATTGATTTTTTGTTGTATATATGTTGAAAATCGTACAGGTTGAATGGTGTTCAAGGGCATGCTCACGTTTCATAAATGTTGTATTGTTGTTCATTCTGTTTTGAATGTTGTATAATGTTGAATGGACTAACGACTCAATGTATGGAAAAGGTGGTATaaatattgaaggatagaaaaacacttagaaagggggggtttgaataagtgtaggtttaaaaacttgacagataaaaataaattgcacagttatttttattctggttcgttgttaactaaactactccagtccacccccgcagagatgatttacctcaactgaggatttaatccactaatcgcacggattacaatggttttccacttagtcagcaactaagtcttccagagtcttctgatcacacactgatcactccaggaacaactgcttagataccctctaagacttttctagagtatactgatccacacgatcactctagttacaactgcttagttcactcctaagactttcctagagtattctgatcaacacgatcactctagttccttacaacttaatgtaatcaattctaagagtattacaaatgcttcttaaaagcgataatcacaactgtgatatttctcttaatcgtttaagcttaatctcactaatatattacaacagcaatgtagtgagctttgatgaagatgaagattctgagttttgatatgaacagagtttcagcaagttaatttgaattgtattgttcaggatcgttaaccttgcttctcatcagaacttcatatttataggcgttggagaagatgaccgttgaatgcatttaatgctttgcgtgttccgtacagcatcgcatttaatgttatacgcttttgtcaactacctcgagccttgttcacgctgtgtctactgacgtagcctttaatagcttttaacgttccttttgtcagtcagcgtagcctgccacttgtacttccttctgatctgatgtttgtgaatacaacgtttgaatatcatcagagtcaaacagcttggtgcatagcatcttctgaacttctgaccttgaagtgcttctgagcgtgataccatcagaacttcagtgcttctgttctcttgttcttctgatgcttccatagacccatgttctgattctgcttcgaccatcttctgatgtcttgccagaccatgttctgatgttgcatgctgaaccctttgagacaaagcttctgagcgctgaattatgcgtactctttatatatttcctgaaaggaaaattgcattggattagagtaccatacaatcttaagcaaaattcatattattgttatcatcaaaactaagataattgatcagaacaaatcttgttctaacaatctccccctttttgatgatgacaaaaacatatataaatgatatgaatttgcgatcagaaagaatagacggcaaaagacaaattacacagctatagcataagcatatgaatatgtctccccctgagattaacaatctccccctgagataaataatctccccctgaaataaatactcgaagaactttaacaaaagacttccctgattatttcggtagagacgatcatataagcttcttgtcttcagagaattcatagcttctgacttctgcttccattggacagcttcagaactagaatttccttagatccctagaacactcacagcttctgattcctgcttccatctaggacagcttcagaacttgaatttctttgatcttctgaacattcacagcttctgacttctgcttccctcggatagcttcagagctttgaatttctaccaacatcacttcatgctagatttgtatcagaacattgttgaatgtaccagagcatcatcagagcatctctacatcctgaaatgttacagaacaaaaactaaacgacaaaagtcagcatgaacgagtcagaacataaaatgtatgtttgaacacattatatgtatcagagccgtaacattatatgtatcagagcaatataggctaaaataatgtatcagagcaactaatatatcagagcaaatagaattttgtcaaattaaatagacaaatatggatcgaattctattatcagtgcttctgattcattcttctttcttgcttctgatttctgaagcttgatagcactcagcttgcttcagtttccatggttttgcttcttgtgtttgctttgaagattttcttcacttctttatacctgcaaaacacttaaaccatatagaacttgcagttcttgttagtaaatgtgtgggagcctttacccagcaactgatagatttaatcaaatcatttatcatttatcttctccccctttttgtcatatcatcaaaaagcaaaaaagattcagagacaaacaaaacgaaacacacgaaggaagaagatgatttcattgaagttcaaccagcaggtacagaagtacatgaagataagaaagatcagatgcacaaagacagatgcaacgaaaggaaagaaacaacacaaactcaatctaagatggccctagtcttgacaagatcttggtcagcatctcttgaaccatattgttgtgtccttcttgcctcaccatgaaagcactatactgatcattgagtgagctttgctcatcctgtctcttctgaatttcttctagagtccttgcaagacgagaagattcatcagaagaagcttcaccgccttcaaccacaggaatggcatgttgatctgcagcttccatagatagatcatttgcagggatttcctcaacaggagcagttttagcaacatgatcttcagcatctgcttcttgcatagaagcatctccatattctgcagcaggaatttccgagtctccattttcaagtgcctgaagaatggcagctagattccttggagcagaaggaccttcaacttctggtgggtcaacaacttctggaatgaccaagcttgggtctttctcagacgggttttccctcagatagtcaaaaagagtcttgaaatctccgagcagaacaggatattgaggtatccaaaccacaatctccctgcaaggattggcttccaatgcagcagcgagtcttaattgttccatctcatccacaaagggtttctcctcagcagcaacacaatttctgagaggatggtagtatataccattatcttcctccagaaggtaaccagggtaaccaggggcagcagccactagtcttttctgaactcccatagcttctacttgaaaatccttgcggaatcttctccagagatttcttgtagaaacatcatccagaccatttaggaatgcatccttcagaaggtctagactgctaatcacctcatgtctgaaaagttccaggtaggtatagggttcaggttcaggcggattgaaggtgaatttgtaatcagggtagagaagacagtaaggtttggattttctggtaggtaagggatgggatatagaaggtggaggtacggtggatgaggaagaagggatatctgagagaatgattgatgaggatggaatgtttgtaaagggaattagtgagaaagatttatcagaaggagttgggggaagaatacttaagggtgtggggtttagaatgggagaggagaaggatgatggagaaggatttggtaaggtgaagtttacttttggttcagaaggaggtgatttgggagaaggtttagggacagaaggaggtggagtaaaaacctttctggagatttgtacagaagaagaagatctggttctgcgaaaggaatctctgatccttttatctcttcgttctttagagtccaccttgtcaggatcataggtgaccctcacctTCTTgactctctcagcctcatcttcttgtgcttttctttttagccttgcctgtcgttccttcttatccttcttcagaatatcatctttggatgggagtactctgccacggatccaagcaggatcaacgtctgattgcttcctaacacaatcttccaagtaaagcttgacaacatgatcaagttctttatgaaacaaggagatgaatccttcaacagcaattcttcttgacagaatgtcaggaaagcttgtgcatacgaagggtacattcttaatgagttccagtctgaacaaatcaacaccattgaagatgggaccttgaattactccaagagaATGCGATGCATTGCGATTCCTGATAGAGTCCacaactttgctttcaatcagaatgtctgaaatcattcttccgaaaggaatggttgttcttggaatatgagggtacttcgccctttcatcttctcttgattcaaagatagatgttttcagattctcaaacagaatatgagagatgttgatatctatctttttgccaatgcagaaaagagtgtacttgtgagtcggactaaTGTAGAAGGagaagagcatcctttttctatggtgaagagaacccagaataatctcagcccatactttatagaaaggccttaaggtgcctgtgttatgacaatcaattccaaaaaccgtagagatttgtttttcaactggagtccagtcaactgtattgggttgaagaccagaccaaccttcttcatcatcaagattgtacagcttcctgatgagcttctcagtgataaccacttcatgccctagcacaaatgaaatgatggcagttggtgtAACCGTTGcgtgtacccaaaaatccttcacaagttcaggataaattggaccaaccaatctatcaagataattAGACCGTCCTTGCTCAAAggttcttgcatcacactgaaagccattagctttaaggttgttgatgtccacagcagtttcacataaaacctccaagtccttcgtgggtatcaagcaagttttcaaaggagcatcttTATAACTTCGTAGACGGATTTGTGACGAAGtcggtctttcttttgaggaagatgagaaagaggaagagttcatgatgataatgctttgagatcaaatcagaaaactagggtttgaagggaAATGCAACAGAGTGAATgcacaaaatagagagaaagagagaaaaagagggaatgaagatgaaacgggttatttaaaagatttaaaaaagaaatcattatgcatttaatgagaaatgacattaggagagagaacgtggtaaatgaaatgatttaaaatagttacctaggtcggcgtcttttcaactgcacgctttgtactaaccgtacagacacgtgttcaccatcagataatagatgacagctgtaaatttcagaatagactttacgcctttagattctgatcactgcttctgatctaatcaagtttctcttctggaaacactccttctgaagtgtgctgatataaatctgaatgatcttctgatccattacttctgatatgcacaacttctggaggtttacttctttgttctgcagcttctgataagacaaaattgtatctgcagagattcttaagcttctttgtttcattagaaacaagtttatcatcaaaaccagatatttattgattcgtccacaatcaatgtttcaatgttgtctattctgtagcatttagatcattcagaataatcaagaaagaaacatcaaagctttagagataaacaaaacagatggttccaagactaataaacttcttttctgatttcctacgaacatagtttctacaacagatttaagaaccagaacttggaagacaatctttcttcccttcaagcgttgagatcaacttgagtccaggagacatgtcatgttgacttttatcttctttgtcaccaagagaatctgcaaaagaaatagtctttttctttggtacccacattttcttgggtcctttcttgttagttctcctcaagttctgattgaacttaggtttaacattgtaagcaataggaggaacagcatgataattcttaatgtgagtttcatgatatttcctaggttgtgtcacatgctttttggtgtgtgttatgtgaaaactttgagcatgtgaagtgtgcctaatatcatgggagtggccatacttgaactgatcatacaatggcttgtatgtgaatttcatttcatcaacaggttcaagtttgtatggggtttcaccctcaaaaccaatgccaactcttttgtttccagacacagcatatatcatagaagctagctgacttctgctaatacttctagataagaacttcctgaaacttaaatcatattctttcagaatatggtttagactaggagtggattgttctgaatcagaaggagatccaacattattggataattttaaaagtttttcttttaattcagaattctccaactcaagcttctttgtttcaaattcaaatagctttttcagctttttgtatttgagactaatctgagacttgagttccagaagttcaattagactggaaactaactcatctttagtaagttcagaaaatacctcttcagaatctgattctgatgtagattctgatccgtcatcttctgtcgccatcagcgcacagttagcctgctcatcttctgaatcatcttctgactcatcccaggttgccataagacctttcttcttatgaagctttttcttgggactttccttctgaagatttggacattcgttcttgtagtgtccaggctcattgcattcatagcacatgaccttcttcttgtcaaatcttctgtcatcagaagattctccacgttcaaatttctttgaacttctgaagcctctgaacttcctttgcttggtcttccagagttgatttagccttctggaaatcagggacagttcatcttcttcttcagattctgattcttcaggatcttcttctctagcctgaaaagcgttagtgcatttcttgatatttgattttaatgcaatagacttacctttcttttgaggctcatttgcatccagctctatttcatgacttctcaaggcactgataagctcttccagagaaacttcattcagattctttgcaatcttgaatgcagtcaccataggaccccatcttctgggtaagcttctgatgatcttctttacgtgatcagccttggtgtatcccttgtcaataactctcaatccagcagtaagagtttgaaatcttgaaaacatcttttcaatgtcttcatcatcctccatcttgaaggcttcatacttctggattaaagctagagctttagtctccttgacttgagcatttccttcatgagtcattttcaaggactcatatatgtcataggccgtttccctgttagatatcttctcatactcagcatgagagatagcattcagcaaaacagttctgcatttatgatgattcctgaaaagcttcttctgatcatcattcatttcttgccttgacagctttacgccactggcatttactggatgtttgtaaccatccattagaagatcccatagatcaccatctagaccaagaaagtaactttccagtttatctttccagtattcaaagttttcaccatcaaataccggcggtctagtataaccattgttaccgttgtattgctcagcagagccagatgtagatgcaggtgtaggtgtagacttttcactttcatcaaccatcttttaccgaagcgtttttctcttcctgaatcttttctaaacacggttaagtgcttgcaccttagaaccgacgctctgatggcaattgaaggatagaaaaacacttagaaaggggggggggggtttgaataagtgtaggtttaaaaacttgacagataaaaataaattgcacagttatttttatcctggttcgttgttaactaaactactccagtccacccccgcagagatgatttacctcaactgaggatttaatccactaatcgcacggattacaatggttttccacttagtcagcaactaagtcttccagagtcttctgatcacacactgatcactccaggaacaactgcttagataccctctaagacttttctagagtatactgatccacacgatcactctagttacaactgcttagttcactcctaagactttcctagagtattctgatcaacacgatcactctagttccttacaacttaatgtaatcaattctaagagtattacaaatgcttcttaaaagcgataatcacaactgtgatatttctcttaatcgtttaagcttaatctcactaatatattacaacagcaatgtagtgagctttgatgaagatgaagattctgagttttgatatgaacagagtttcagcaagttaatttgaattgtattgttcaggatcgttaaccttgcttctcatcagaacttcatatttataggcgttggagaagatgaccgttgaatgcatttaatgctttgcgtgttccgtacagcatcgcatttaatgttatacgcttttgtcaactacctcgagccttgttcacgctgtgtctactgacgtagcctttaatagcttttaacgttccttttgtcagtcagcgtagcctgccacttgtacttccttctgatctgatgtttgtgaatacaacgtttgaatatcatcagagtcaaacagcttggtgcatagcatcttctgaacttctgaccttgaagtgcttctgagcgtgataccatcagaacttcagtgcttctgttctcttgttcttctgatgcttccatagacc
Encoded proteins:
- the LOC131660248 gene encoding probable 1-acylglycerol-3-phosphate O-acyltransferase encodes the protein MAEEIRQNDVASSSKSRSFWSSLRWIPTSTDHIIAAEKRLLSIIKTGHVQERVNIGSGPPGSKVRWFRSSSDEPRFINTVTFDSKPDSPTLVMVHGYAASQGFFFRNFDALASRFRIIAVDQLGWGGSSRPDFTCKSTEETEAWFIDSFEEWRKAKNLSNFILLGHSFGGYVAAKYALKHPEHVQHLILVGPAGFTSESDAKTDFIAKFRATWKGAVLNRLWESNFTPQKIVRGLGPWGPNMVRKYTSARFGTHSTGQKLFEEESSLLTDYVYHTLAAKASGELCLKYIFAFGAFARMPLLHSAPDWKVPTTFIYGYEDWMDYEGAQKARAQMKVPCEIIRVPQAGHFVFIDNPSGFHSAVFHACRRFLRPDPDNESLPEGLSSA